The Synergistaceae bacterium genomic interval TCGCCTCGACCGTTTCAGCCGATTGTCCAAGTCCTGAAGGTGTTGTGAATGCTATATCCGCGATATCCTGTCCAGAAACGCCCTCTTCTCCTCCTCTGTCAATACGCCCTTCCCCTCGTAGTCGCTCGCCGATTCTGGCACCAGCGGCGGCTTCATGCAGAACAGGTGCCTCGACTCCGCCCACGCCTCGTAGTCCGTCATCCCCGGATGTATCAACTTCAGCGTTTTCATCTCCATCATCGTCAAGCCCGCGCACCCTCTCGCCTCTCTCAACGCCTTCTCCTTCGACAGCTTCGCGAGCTCCTTCGGATACTCTCTCCGCCAGTGGTCCAGCGTGATCTGGGTGATCTCCTCTTCCGTCATCGGCAGACACCTCCCCCAGTACGGATTGTACCATGTTGGAACCTTCCGACTCAACGCGATCGTCAGTCTTTCGGAACCTGTTCTCGTTCCTCCACGCCTCGATTATCGCATCGAGCTCGTCCTGGGTCATATCGCCTTTTTCCACCAGATAGGCGAACCTTCCGGCCTCCTTCATGCTCATGCGGCCGAAGGGTCGGGAACATTTCGGCTCCTTTGGCGACAAAGACATCCTCCCTGGCCCGATCGTTAATGCTGTTCTCCACCATGGAGACGTAGTCGGGCGAACCCCCGGCGACCCTCCTATGAAAGGGCTTCGCGCCGTTCGAGGCGACAGGAGGGCCGTACTCCTCGGGATGACAGGGAGGCCGCGCTTCTCGTGGCTACTGAGTATTGTCATCCCGAGGCGGGGTTTTGCCGAGGGATCTGCTTATGGTGTTGCGCTAAAAGCGAGGTCCCTCGCATTCGCTCGGGATGACATGGGGACGCAGGCTCCTCGGGATAACAGAGAGGCCGCGCCTTCTCGGGATAAGCGATCGACTAGGCTTGCTTCGCTTCGCCTGTCGCCTGCTTACGTCGCTTCGCTCCTCAGGATGACAGAGAGGCCGCCGGGTAGCCGTAGCCGGCGGTCGCTTTTTTGACCGCGTCCAGCACTGCTCCTTCGACCGCTCTTGCTGCGAGAGCTCCTATTCCGTTGATGTCGGCTTCTATGTCGCCTGTCGAGAGGGCGAAGATGGTGTCGCCGTCTGCCATGGTGTGAGCGGGGCGCATCGTGCGCGCGAGGCCGTCGTGGGCCATGGACGCGATTTTCCGGGCCTGGGCCTTGGTGAGTCTGGCGTTGGTGGCCACCACTCCGATCGTCGTGTTGTCCGCGAAGAGGTCTTTTCTCTTCTCGCACGAGCGGATCAGCTCTTGTTCTGTTTCGAGAAAGCGGCGCTGTTGTTTGTCCCACGCTCCGGCTACAATTCTTCCCGTGTTCGGGTCAATGACGTCCCCCAGGCAGTTGACGGCGACAAGGGCGCCCACTTTAAGGTTGCCCGACCTGAATGCGCATGAGCCTATACCGCCGCGCATGGCGTTCTCCATTCCGTGGAACTTGCCCACGGTCGCTCCGGTTCCAGCCCCCACCGAGCCGCACTCGGGATTGAATGAAGGATCCAGGGCGTTCTCCGCCGCTCTGCGGCCCATGGCCCGGTCGGGGCGAGTTCGCCAGTCTCCGCATGCGAGGTCGAATAGTACGGCGGAGCAGACGATCGGAACCCTGGTCACTCCGACATCGAAGCCGATGCCGCGCTGCTCGAGCAGCTCCATGACGCCGGAGGCGGCATCCAGCCCGAACGCACTTCCTCCTGCTAGGACCACGGCGTGGATCTTTTCGACAAGATTTGAAGGGTCGAGCAGATCCGTCTCCCTGGTGCCCGGAGCTCCGCCGCGCACGTCGACGCCCGCGCTCGCGCCATCTTCGCAGATGACGACCGTGCACCCGGTTCCCGCGTCAAAATTTTGATCGTGCCCGACTTTGATGCCGGGAATGTCAAAGAAGGACAATGTCTCCATACTCATTACGACCTCCTGTTAATCGTTTTCACGAGGTTCGCTCGCGAGTTCGCGTCTTTTCAATTTTAACTCAATGGTAGCACGAGAAAATTCTGCATGCGGTCTTGAATGGAGAGAAATTACTTTATATTTAATACATCGAGTGGGATAATGCTCGTTATTCACGGCTGTTGTGGCCGAAATGAGACTATCGCAGCAATAGGATGCGATACCTGACCCTTCGAGGAGGATGAGTACGTGAGCAACTCGATGGCCGTGGACGAGAACAACGGCATGTATATAGCGAGCAACAAGGTGTGTCAGTCTTTGGAAATGGCTGCGAGCGAGGCTGCGCCAATGACCGGGGCGTCGCCTCCCAGGGCGCTGGTGCGCAGGTCGAGTGTGCTTCTGTATGGGGGGGCCAGGTAGTCGAGAGTTACGGGGCGCAGGGCGTTGATCAGGCCCTCGCCTCGGCTGAGGCCGCCGCCCAGGATGACGGCCTGAGGGTCGAGCAGCTGGATGATGGTGGCTATGCCCTTGGCTAGATTGTCTATCCACTTGTCCCAAAGGGGAGCGACGCGCTTCTCCATCCTCCGGGGCCATAGTTTTTTCAGGTCGGGGTCAAGACCCATGCCCTTGGCCTCTCGTTCGAGGGCGTCCGCGCCTCCGATGGCCTCCATGTGGCCGTGCGAGGTGCAGCCGCAGGGCTCGGTGGTCCCGGTGACGATATGGCCCGGCTCGGCGGCCATTCCGTGTGAACCGATCAGTATCTTCCCGCCTATTACTATGCCTCCCCCTATGCCGGTTCCGAGGGTCAGCAGTGCGTAGTCGGTCATTCCCCGCGCCGCTCCGCCCCACCCTTCGCCTAAGGCGTAGCAGTTGGCGTCGTTCTCCAGTTTGACCGGACGGCGTAGGGCCGCTTCAAGCATTCGACGAAACGGAATCCCGTCCCATCCTGTGAAGTTGGGAAGCAGAAGGGTGTTCTCCCTCGTCCTGTCCAGAACGCCTGGAATGCCGACGCCGACAGGAAGATTCAAGTCGGCGCCGAGTTTGTCCATCAACGAGGCGATTTGGTCGACCACGATGTTAGGCTCGCGCCCCGAGGTCGGCTCGGAGAGGCGATTCAGTATATGTCCGTCCTCCACGAGGGCCGCAGCGATGTTGTGACCTCCCAGGTCGACACCGATGGCCCTCATGGTTTATTTTCCCTCTATCCGTCTGCGCTGAAGGATCGAGCGTCTGTGTATCATCGGGCCGGTGAGGACGTACATGAGGCAGAAGAGGACGAGGGCGGCGGCTATCCAGGCCGCGTATATCTCGCTGAGGGCCCACAGGAGCAGCACTATGAGCACCGCCGGGGCGAAGAAGCGCACCTTGTTGGAGGGTTTTGGGTAGCGTAGGTTGGAGAGCTGAAGTGAGATCATCACAAGTATCATGAACTGGAAGACCATGGCGACCGGGCCGGTGACCAGGATGTGGGCTTCCGGGTACATTATCTGCGCAGCGAAGGCGGAGAGGGCAATCCAGGACGAGTTCACGGTTATTGGCAGCCCGATGAAGCCTCCCTGCCCGCGCAGGGGATCCTTCAGGCGGAAGCGCGACAGCCTGAGAGCGCCGGAGAAGACTATGGCGGCTGGTAGCACGGTCCTCCAGAAGGGGCTGGGCCCGTGCAGAAGCATAACGTACATCAGCACCGCCGGCGCCACGCCGAAGGCGAGGAAGTCCACGAAAGTGTCCAGCTCCGCGCCGAACTCCGTCGTTCCCTTCAGCCATCTGGCCACGTTGCCGTCCAGTCCGTCCAGGATCAGGGCGAGCATTATGTACTGGGCGGAGCGGGCGAGCAGCGAAGGCGCCGCCAGCCTCATGGCCTCCAGGGTGGAGAGTATGGACGCGAACCCGAAAAAGAGAGCGGACAGGGTCACCATCGTGGGGACTATCCGCCTCCAGTTGGACAGGATTCGCAGTCTTTGAAACTGCTGTAATCTCATGCTATTTTCCTTTCTTGACGAGGCGGGCTATGACCGTCTCCCCCGCTGTGACCTGGTCGCCGATCTTGGCGACCATCTTTATGTCGTCCTTGGGGAAGTACATGTCCAGGCGGGAGCCGAATTTCATCATTCCGAAGCGCCCGCCCTGCTCCGCTATCGTCATCTTGTCCTCCCTGGGCCAGTAGACGACCCTGCGGCAGACCGGGCCGACGATCTGCCGGATCAGGCAGGAAGTGTCCTCGTTTTTGACGAGGATCGCGTTGTGCTGGTTTACGTCGGAGGACTTTTCATCGAAGGTGAAAAGCCTCTTGCCGGGGAAGTAGCCGAGGAAGGTCGAGTATCCCCCTATCGGGAAGCGATTCACATGAACGTCGAACAGGCTGAGGAAGATGCTGATGCGGATGGTGTCCTGCTTGAGGTAGTCCTTCTCGAATACCTCGGCAACCTTGGCGAGCTTGCCGTTAGCGGCGGCCAGCACCACGTCCGGCTCGGTCGTGACTACCACGTCCGGGTCGCGGAAGAAGAAGACCATGTATCCCGCCATTACACCGCCGAATAGCAGTCCCAGGAAGGACGAGAAAATTTTTGAAGTGCCCGAGAGTATTGCGATGCCGTATATTGCGATACCCAACAAAAGAGATGCCAGAAGGAATGGTCTTACTTCCGGTCTTATTTTCATCAAAATGCCCTCCAGTTCGGAAATCTGTTGTCAGTGATCATTATACTCCAGAACCGTCACCAGGTCACGAAAAATCCGGCGTCGTGCTCCCTGTTAAGCGAGATTTCTTTTGTCCGGCCTGTGCAGGCGAACCTGTCGAGGCAGCGTATTATCTCCATGGCGCCGTCGAAATGCTCCACGAGCGCGGAACAGTGATCGATCCAGTCGCCGCAGTTGAAATAGTCGATGCCCTTGAAGCGCCTTATCGAAGGGGTGTGGATGTGACCGCATATTACACCGTCCACCCCGAAGGCCCTGGCAGTCTTCGCGACCTTCTCCTCGTAGTTGCCTAGCAGCTTGGCCAGG includes:
- a CDS encoding P1 family peptidase, which produces METLSFFDIPGIKVGHDQNFDAGTGCTVVICEDGASAGVDVRGGAPGTRETDLLDPSNLVEKIHAVVLAGGSAFGLDAASGVMELLEQRGIGFDVGVTRVPIVCSAVLFDLACGDWRTRPDRAMGRRAAENALDPSFNPECGSVGAGTGATVGKFHGMENAMRGGIGSCAFRSGNLKVGALVAVNCLGDVIDPNTGRIVAGAWDKQQRRFLETEQELIRSCEKRKDLFADNTTIGVVATNARLTKAQARKIASMAHDGLARTMRPAHTMADGDTIFALSTGDIEADINGIGALAARAVEGAVLDAVKKATAGYGYPAASLSS
- a CDS encoding ROK family protein — translated: MRAIGVDLGGHNIAAALVEDGHILNRLSEPTSGREPNIVVDQIASLMDKLGADLNLPVGVGIPGVLDRTRENTLLLPNFTGWDGIPFRRMLEAALRRPVKLENDANCYALGEGWGGAARGMTDYALLTLGTGIGGGIVIGGKILIGSHGMAAEPGHIVTGTTEPCGCTSHGHMEAIGGADALEREAKGMGLDPDLKKLWPRRMEKRVAPLWDKWIDNLAKGIATIIQLLDPQAVILGGGLSRGEGLINALRPVTLDYLAPPYRSTLDLRTSALGGDAPVIGAASLAAISKD